The genomic stretch TCCGCGAACTGCAGACCCTGCTCGCAGCCTGGACCGGCGCCTGCCCCACCTGCCACCGCGACATACCAACACTCGCGCCAACCTGACCAAGCACTACTAGGGCCTGTGTGATGTCGTGATCAATCGGCTGCTTGCAAGAGATCTTCGAGCCAGATCATCGAAGCACGGAGTTCGAGGCCGGCGACGTAGCTCTCGGGTGTTTTGTCGAAGCGTGTGGCGATGCCGCGCCAGTCCTTCAGCCGGTTGATCAGGCGCTCGACGGCGTTCCGTTCCTTGTAGAGGTCGGCGTCGTGGCTGACCGGCCGCCCGCCCTGGCTGCCTTTCTTCTTGCGGTTGGCGGCCTGGTCCTTCTTCTCCGGGATGACCGCCTTGATGTGGCATTTGCGCGGGTAGGCGCGATTGGCGCGGGACGAGTAGGCCTAATGGGGCGCGAAGGACGGTAAACGAGCCCAGTTCCCCGCCTCCCTGGGAAGGGGTGCTGGCAGCGCGGAGCCGGCTTTCAGGGCGCGAGCCGAGCCTTTGAGTATGCCCGGACCTTGGAGTCCTTTGACAAGACGAGGTCGGCTTCGCGCCCATCGGTGTGCTTCGAGATGTTCAGGACGAGGCGGGATCCGCTGGCAAGAGCCTCCAAGCGGTCGCGTTGATGCAGTGAAGGGGCGTCTTTGGCCGCTGTGCTACCGGTCGGTCCGAGATGCGGTTCGCTGTCCGCAGTCTGAGCCGGTTGTGCGGATTACCTCTCACCTCTGCCTTGAGCTCCCAGCTCTGAAGCAGACCGAGGGCCGCATGACTCGCTGGGGTTGCGAACGGCTGGTGGGATGACGTGCCTTGAGCACTTCCATTAGGGAGCACGCGCACCCTGCAAGGCTCTGGCCTGGGGAAAAGCCGCGACGAAGGAGGGCTGGATGGAGATCACCGAATTAATGACGCCCGTGTTCTGTGGGGTGGACTGGGCCGAAGACCACCACGACATCGCGCTGGTCGATGCCGGGGGAAAGCAACTCGCCAAAGTGCGGATCACTGACGATGCGGCAGGGTTCGGCCAGCTCACCGCCCTGCTCACCGAACACGGCGACAGCGAGGGCGCCCCGATCCCCGTGGCGATCGAGACCTCTCGAGGGCTCCTCGTCGCCTGCCTGCGGGCCACCGGCCGGCCGGTCTTCGCGATCAATCCGCTGGCGGTCGCCCGCTACCGGGACCGGCACTCTGTCGCCCGGAAGAAGTCCGACGCCGTCGACGCCGCGGCACTGGCCAACATTCTGCGGACCGACATGGCAGCCCATCGGCCGCTGCCTGCAGATTCCGAGCTTGTGCAGGCCATTGCCGTGCTTGCGCGGGCCCAGCAGGACGCCGTCTGGGACCGCGGCCAGGCCCACAACAAGCTCCGCTCACAGCTACGCGAGTTCTACCCGGCCATCCTGGAGGCCTTCGCCCAGCACAAGCACGGTCTGTGTTCACGGGAGGCCCGCACCATCCTGGCCGCCGCCCCGACACCGACGATGGCCGCGACGCTAACCCGACGGCGGCTGCAGGCCCTGCTCAAGCAAGCCGGCCGAGTGCGCGGCATCCAGGCCGAAGCCGACAGGATCCACGAGGTCTTCCAGCGTGACTATCTCCACCAGCTTCCGCAGGTCGAAGCAGCTCTCGGCCAGCAGACGTCCGCCCTGCTTCGGCAACTGAACACCGCCTGCCACAACGCCGACCAGCTCGAAGAAGCCACCGCCCAGACCTTCGACGACCACCCGGATGCGCCGGTCATCCGCAGCTTTCCGGGCCTCGGATCCTTAACCGGCGCCCGGGTCCTTGCGGAGATCGGTGATGACCGGAGCCGGTTCGCAACGGCCGGTTCGCTGAAGGCCTACGCCGGAAGCGCCCCGGTCACTCGGGCCAGCGGCAAGAGCTGCGTGGTCATGAGCCGACGGGTCAAGAATCAGCGGCTGGCCGCTGTCGGCTACGTGTGGGCCTTCGTCTCCCTCACCAGGTCACCAGGCGCCAGAGCACACTACGACCGTCGCAGGAAAGCCGGCGACCGCCACGTCGCCGCACAAAGGAACCTGTTCAACCGCTTCATGGGCATGCTCTTCCACTGTCTCCAGCACGGCCATGCCTACGACGAAGCGACCGCCTTTCCGCACCAGCAGTCAGCACAGCTCTCCGCCGAAGCAGCTTGACGCTTATCCGCGTGGGATGTCTTGTCCGCGGCGACCGCGCCCGGCCGGGTGCGGGGCCGGCCGACCGGCAGACGGACGCGGATCTTGTTCAGCACGGGGATGAACTGGGGGCTGTCCGCGGCCTGCCCGGCGGTCAGGACGAACGACAGCGGCCGGCGCTTACGATCGGCGGCGAGATGAATCTTGCTGGTCAGTCCACCGCGGGACCTGCCGAGCAGGGCTTCCTTCAGGCGGAGCCTGCGTCGGCGGCGGACGCGTCGGCGTTCTTCCCGTTCAGGATCGTTTCCGCCGTCCCGCCCGTTCTGTTCCCCTTCGTCGCCCCCCTTTTGCCGGGCCTGCTCCTGCTCGGTGGCGGCCTCCTCGAGAGCCTCCATGACGTCCTTGTCGACGAGCATCCCGGCGGCGTCGTGGTGAGCACGGGCGGTTGTGGAGTCCACGCTGACCAGGGACAAGTCTGTCTTGCCCTGGCGGGCGGCT from Streptomyces sannanensis encodes the following:
- a CDS encoding IS110 family transposase, encoding MTPVFCGVDWAEDHHDIALVDAGGKQLAKVRITDDAAGFGQLTALLTEHGDSEGAPIPVAIETSRGLLVACLRATGRPVFAINPLAVARYRDRHSVARKKSDAVDAAALANILRTDMAAHRPLPADSELVQAIAVLARAQQDAVWDRGQAHNKLRSQLREFYPAILEAFAQHKHGLCSREARTILAAAPTPTMAATLTRRRLQALLKQAGRVRGIQAEADRIHEVFQRDYLHQLPQVEAALGQQTSALLRQLNTACHNADQLEEATAQTFDDHPDAPVIRSFPGLGSLTGARVLAEIGDDRSRFATAGSLKAYAGSAPVTRASGKSCVVMSRRVKNQRLAAVGYVWAFVSLTRSPGARAHYDRRRKAGDRHVAAQRNLFNRFMGMLFHCLQHGHAYDEATAFPHQQSAQLSAEAA